One Lysobacter enzymogenes DNA segment encodes these proteins:
- a CDS encoding serine/threonine protein kinase, which produces MSEVIEVTALKADSFGRIALMRDSRGLFVRRDLSHVPWWLRLPAWWLARREARALERIDGLEATPRLLGWDGRKLDRSYMEGAAMYQRPPRGDLAYFRRARRLLQRLHRRGLAHNDLAKEANWLVLADGAPAIIDFQLAVRGAPRSRWMRLLAREDLRHLLKHKRTYCPQHLTPVERRVLKRHSWVRELWFVTGKPVYRFVTRRILHWEDNEGQGPKP; this is translated from the coding sequence ATGTCGGAAGTGATCGAAGTGACCGCGCTGAAGGCCGATAGTTTCGGCCGCATCGCCCTGATGCGCGACAGCCGCGGCTTGTTCGTGCGCCGCGACCTGAGCCACGTGCCGTGGTGGCTGCGGCTGCCGGCATGGTGGCTGGCGCGGCGCGAGGCGCGCGCGCTGGAGCGGATCGACGGCCTGGAGGCGACCCCGCGCTTGCTGGGCTGGGACGGCCGCAAGCTCGATCGCAGCTACATGGAGGGCGCGGCCATGTACCAGCGCCCGCCGCGCGGCGACCTGGCCTATTTCCGCCGCGCCCGGCGCCTGCTGCAGCGCCTGCACCGGCGCGGGCTGGCCCACAACGACCTGGCCAAGGAGGCCAACTGGCTGGTGCTGGCCGACGGCGCCCCGGCGATCATCGATTTCCAGCTGGCCGTGCGCGGCGCCCCGCGCTCGCGCTGGATGCGCCTGCTCGCGCGCGAGGACCTGCGCCACCTGCTCAAGCACAAGCGCACGTACTGCCCGCAACACCTGACGCCGGTCGAGCGGCGCGTGCTCAAGCGCCATTCCTGGGTGCGCGAGCTGTGGTTCGTCACCGGCAAGCCGGTGTACCGCTTCGTGACCCGGCGCATCCTGCATTGGGAAGACAACGAGGGGCAGGGTCCCAAGCCCTGA